Proteins encoded in a region of the Xylocopa sonorina isolate GNS202 chromosome 11, iyXylSono1_principal, whole genome shotgun sequence genome:
- the Dpit47 gene encoding DNA polymerase interacting tpr containing protein of 47kD, whose product MTTTSDKKHKTWTDEERLKLASKLDAELDEYINNLEKKSYTEGWPEDRWEQEMEKHPFFMKKAPEPGEGLSPLMEGLQQLKYGEDENTPEELANNYKEDGNFNYKYKKYRLAILSYTEGIRTKCNDNDLMAQLYNNRAAAHFMLKNYRSCLNDCKLALKLIPNYKKALNRAAICCYHMKDYDRCVVLCDQLLDESPTDKEILNLKSQAAAGRECLKRDKRKQDRLEKKLTKEEDELIGIIQSKGIHLELIEGKRSPDLKDLEPQVPQIALSRVRLNAQNKLIWPVMILYPEMQQTDFIQNFHEDTLLMEQLEELFNEPPEWDSQKRYTLQNVNVYFEGKDKCSLHKVNLCYSLGEILKDQRFVVRGGTPAFLIFVKFSEAEKRYLNNY is encoded by the exons ATGACAACAACAAGTGACAAGAAACATAAAACTTGGACTGACGAAGAACGGCTAAAGCTTGCTTCGAAATTAGATGCTGAATTAGAtgaatatataaataatttggAGAAAAAGAGCTACACGGAAGGATGGCCAGAAGATCGGTGGGAGCAGGAAATGGAAAAGCATCCTTTCTTTATGAAGAAAGCACCAGAACCTGGAGAAGGACTATCTCCTTTAATGGAAGGCTTGCAGCAGCTCAAGTATGGAGAAGACGAAAATACACCTGAAG AACTTGCAAACAATTATaaagaagatggaaattttAATTACAAGTATAAAAAATACAGATTAGCTATTTTAAGTTACACAGAGGGAATAAGAACTAAGTGCAACGATAATGATTTAATGGCTCAACTTTATAATAATAGAGCGGCTGCACATTTTATGTTAAAAAATTATAG ATCCTGTTTAAATGACTGCAAACTTGCTTTAAAGTTAATACCAAATTACAAGAAAGCTTTGAATAGAGCTGCCATATGTTGTTATCATATGAAAGATTACGATCGATGCGTTGTTCTTTGCGATCAATTACTTGATGAATCTCCTACAGACaaagaaatattaaatttaaaatcccaAGCTGCAGCTGGACGA GAATGCTTGAAAAGAGATAAGAGAAAGCAAGATAGATTAGAAAAGAAattaactaaagaggaagatgAATTAATAGGCATTATACAAAGTAAAGGAATCCATTTGGAATTAATCGAAGGGAAAAGAAGTCCAGATTTAAAAGATTTAGAACCTCAAGTGCCACAGATAGCACTAAGTAGAGTTCGTTTAAATGCACAAAATAAACTTATTTGGCCAGTCATGATATTGTACCCAGAAATGCAACAAACTGATTTTATACAGAATTTTCACGAAGACACGTT GTTGATGGAACAATTAGAAGAGTTATTTAATGAACCACCTGAATGGGATTCACAGAAACGTTATActcttcagaatgtaaatgtttatTTTGAGGGCAAAGATAAATGTTCTCTGCATAAGGTGAATCTCTGTTATTCTCTAGGGGAAATACTGAAGGATCAGCG ATTCGTAGTACGCGGAGGAACTCCGGCGTTCTTGATATTTGTAAAATTCAGCGAAGCGGAAAAACGATATTTGaacaattattaa